The Edaphobacter sp. 12200R-103 genome contains a region encoding:
- the fabZ gene encoding 3-hydroxyacyl-ACP dehydratase FabZ encodes MSESTENSAVSPSAAATSEASRTMDITEIMSILPHRYPFLLIDRVIEVERKQRIVAIKNVSFNEPQFQGHFPDYPIMPGVLMVEAIAQAGGALLLTEIPDRENKLMVFTGIDSAKFRKPVVPGDQVRIEVKVLNWRSTAVRMQGMATVDGKLVCEAVVMCALVPRGTKKPEAKSE; translated from the coding sequence ATGAGTGAATCGACGGAAAACTCTGCAGTTTCCCCTTCGGCAGCCGCAACTTCCGAGGCCAGCCGGACCATGGACATCACCGAGATCATGTCCATCCTCCCCCATCGCTACCCCTTCCTGCTGATCGACCGCGTGATCGAAGTGGAGCGAAAACAAAGGATTGTGGCGATCAAGAACGTCTCGTTCAATGAGCCGCAGTTTCAGGGCCACTTTCCCGACTACCCCATCATGCCCGGCGTCCTGATGGTCGAGGCGATCGCCCAGGCCGGGGGAGCCCTGCTGCTGACCGAGATTCCGGATCGCGAGAACAAGCTGATGGTCTTTACCGGCATCGACAGCGCCAAGTTCCGCAAGCCCGTCGTTCCGGGCGACCAGGTGCGGATTGAGGTGAAGGTGCTCAACTGGCGTTCGACCGCTGTTCGCATGCAGGGCATGGCGACCGTCGACGGCAAGCTGGTATGCGAAGCCGTCGTGATGTGCGCGCTGGTTCCGCGGGGAACAAAGAAGCCAGAGGCCAAGTCCGAGTGA
- the lpxA gene encoding acyl-ACP--UDP-N-acetylglucosamine O-acyltransferase, whose protein sequence is MSIHPTAIVQEGARVPESCTIGPYCTIGPNVVLGERCELVSHVVLDGHLTMGNDNRVFSFACLGIAPQDLKYKGEPTQLVIGDKNDIREYVTISRGTPGGGGVTRLGSGCLIMAYTHIGHDSMIGNGVILANAATLAGHVTVEDYAVVGALNPVHQFCTIGTHAYIGGGTTITQDVLPYSLTSIERNNHAYGINKVGLERKGFTRDEIKQLRVAYRILQTSKLNTTDALAAIREKVASGEFGDKVAYLADFIARSQRGIIK, encoded by the coding sequence GTGAGCATTCACCCCACCGCAATCGTTCAGGAGGGGGCCCGGGTCCCGGAAAGCTGCACCATCGGGCCCTATTGCACGATCGGCCCCAACGTCGTGCTGGGGGAGCGCTGTGAGCTGGTCTCGCACGTCGTCCTCGACGGCCACCTGACAATGGGCAATGACAACCGCGTCTTCTCCTTCGCCTGCCTGGGCATCGCCCCGCAGGACCTGAAGTACAAGGGCGAACCGACACAACTCGTGATCGGCGATAAGAACGATATCCGCGAGTACGTCACCATCTCGCGAGGCACTCCGGGAGGCGGTGGCGTGACCCGCCTCGGCTCCGGCTGCCTGATTATGGCCTACACCCACATCGGGCACGACTCGATGATCGGCAACGGGGTCATCCTGGCAAACGCGGCCACGCTGGCAGGGCACGTGACAGTAGAGGACTACGCCGTCGTCGGCGCTCTGAACCCGGTCCACCAGTTCTGCACGATCGGCACCCACGCCTACATCGGCGGAGGCACCACCATCACCCAGGATGTGCTTCCCTATTCCCTGACCAGCATCGAGCGCAATAACCACGCCTATGGGATCAACAAGGTCGGCCTCGAGCGGAAAGGCTTTACTCGCGACGAGATCAAGCAGCTCCGCGTCGCCTACCGTATCCTGCAAACCTCCAAGCTCAACACGACCGACGCTCTCGCAGCGATTCGGGAGAAGGTTGCCTCGGGTGAGTTCGGAGATAAGGTAGCTTACCTGGCCGACTTCATCGCTCGGAGTCAGCGCGGCATCATCAAATAG